Proteins found in one Cellulomonas palmilytica genomic segment:
- a CDS encoding carbohydrate ABC transporter permease has translation MSTALAAPKGAAAAAAQKSGHRGRSTNAMRGGSPMIYFVALVVIALSIGPVLYGVISGFRKNGDLILNPSGMPNPWILDNYVGVFKNPQFWTYTGNSVAIAGITTLLVVICGVMAAFPLARYQFPGREAIFTVFVAGLLFPATVGVIPLFILIRDLGLSNTWWGIALPQAAYALPLTVVILRPFLAAIPHELEEAAQLDGASRLGFFWRVLLPLSGPGLVTVGVLAFVGSWNAYMLPLLLLQADNKTLPLGVADYSAEHSTDIAGVFAFTSVAMIPALIFFLAMQKRIVSGLQGAVKG, from the coding sequence ATGAGCACCGCTCTCGCCGCACCCAAGGGTGCCGCCGCGGCAGCGGCCCAGAAGTCCGGTCACCGCGGACGTTCCACGAACGCGATGCGCGGCGGCAGCCCGATGATCTACTTCGTCGCGCTCGTCGTCATCGCCCTCTCGATCGGCCCCGTCCTGTACGGCGTGATCTCGGGCTTCCGCAAGAACGGCGACCTGATCCTCAACCCGTCCGGGATGCCGAACCCGTGGATCCTCGACAACTACGTCGGGGTCTTCAAGAACCCGCAGTTCTGGACGTACACGGGCAACTCCGTGGCGATCGCGGGGATCACCACCCTGCTCGTCGTGATCTGCGGCGTCATGGCGGCGTTCCCGCTGGCGCGCTACCAGTTCCCCGGGCGTGAGGCGATCTTCACGGTCTTCGTCGCGGGACTGCTGTTCCCCGCGACCGTGGGCGTCATCCCGCTGTTCATCCTCATCCGCGACCTCGGGCTGTCGAACACGTGGTGGGGCATCGCCCTCCCGCAGGCCGCCTACGCGCTGCCGCTGACGGTCGTCATCCTGCGTCCGTTCCTCGCGGCGATCCCGCACGAGCTCGAGGAGGCGGCGCAGCTCGACGGCGCCAGCCGGCTCGGCTTCTTCTGGCGGGTCCTGCTGCCCCTGTCGGGTCCGGGCCTGGTCACCGTGGGCGTGCTCGCGTTCGTCGGCTCGTGGAACGCGTACATGCTCCCGCTGCTCCTGCTGCAGGCCGACAACAAGACCCTGCCGCTGGGCGTCGCCGACTACTCGGCGGAGCACTCGACCGACATCGCGGGCGTGTTCGCGTTCACGTCGGTCGCGATGATCCCGGCGCTGATCTTCTTCCTCGCGATGCAGAAGCGGATCGTCAGCGGTCTCCAGGGCGCGGTCAAGGGCTGA
- a CDS encoding peptide MFS transporter, whose translation MSAPDEPTGPGRRMEPPDTAPGDAHADGTSVRVGEAHGVVPRDRAFFGHPLGLMTLFGTELWERFSYYGMRAILLYFLTDTLANDGLGLADDLGNAVVAVYGASVYLLSVIGGWLADRMIGARRAVLYGGVVIAAGHVSLAVPDARFSYLGIVLVALGTGLLKPNVSSMVGELYSRDDPRRDSAFSIFYMGINIGSLLAPILVGIAREIGGYHAGFAVAAVGMGIALVFFVLGRPLLGGAGDEPPNPLTGADTGPVLRLVVAVVAGCLVALGIAVVVSGGFTTTTFIDALSYIALGAPVATFWVMFRSPKVTHAERTRLRAYIPLFVAAMLFWMIFEQAASTLSEYARDHTELTIFGVEVSPAFFQSVNPAAIIVLAPVFAWLWVRLDDRPPTAVKFAIGLTFAALSFLFLAGASAVAGDGRTPWWVLVLVYVIQTVGELCLSPVGLAATTLLAPRAFRGQAMALWFLATSAGNAITAQVVQATSDVGPTAYFGWIGAVALVFAGGMFAIAPWVTRHIREGSREEDAAVA comes from the coding sequence ATGAGCGCACCTGACGAGCCCACGGGCCCGGGTCGGCGCATGGAGCCCCCCGACACCGCACCCGGTGACGCGCACGCCGACGGGACGTCGGTGCGCGTGGGCGAGGCGCACGGCGTCGTGCCGCGCGACCGCGCGTTCTTCGGGCACCCGCTGGGCCTGATGACGCTGTTCGGCACCGAGCTGTGGGAGCGGTTCAGCTACTACGGCATGCGCGCGATCCTGCTGTACTTCCTCACCGACACGCTCGCGAACGACGGCCTGGGCCTGGCCGACGACCTCGGCAACGCGGTCGTCGCGGTGTACGGGGCGTCGGTGTACCTGCTGTCCGTCATCGGTGGCTGGCTCGCCGACCGCATGATCGGCGCGCGGCGTGCGGTGCTGTACGGCGGTGTCGTGATAGCGGCGGGCCACGTGAGCCTCGCGGTCCCGGACGCGCGGTTCTCCTACCTCGGCATCGTGCTCGTCGCGCTCGGCACGGGCCTGCTCAAGCCGAACGTCTCGAGCATGGTCGGCGAGCTCTACTCGCGCGACGACCCGCGCCGCGACTCGGCGTTCTCGATCTTCTACATGGGCATCAACATCGGCTCGTTGCTCGCGCCGATCCTGGTGGGCATCGCGCGCGAGATCGGCGGGTACCACGCGGGCTTCGCGGTCGCCGCCGTGGGCATGGGCATCGCGCTCGTGTTCTTCGTCCTCGGCCGCCCGCTGCTGGGTGGCGCGGGCGACGAGCCGCCGAACCCGCTCACGGGCGCGGACACCGGTCCCGTGCTGCGCCTCGTCGTCGCGGTGGTGGCGGGTTGCCTCGTGGCGCTCGGCATCGCGGTGGTCGTCTCCGGCGGCTTCACGACGACGACGTTCATCGACGCGCTGTCGTACATCGCGCTCGGGGCGCCCGTGGCGACGTTCTGGGTGATGTTCCGCTCGCCCAAGGTCACGCACGCCGAGCGCACCCGGCTGCGCGCGTACATCCCGCTGTTCGTCGCGGCGATGCTGTTCTGGATGATCTTCGAGCAGGCGGCGAGCACGCTCTCGGAGTACGCGCGCGACCACACCGAGCTGACGATCTTCGGCGTCGAGGTGTCGCCGGCGTTCTTCCAGTCGGTCAACCCGGCGGCGATCATCGTGCTCGCGCCCGTGTTCGCGTGGCTGTGGGTGCGGCTCGACGACCGGCCGCCGACCGCGGTGAAGTTCGCGATCGGGCTGACGTTCGCGGCGCTGTCGTTCCTGTTCCTGGCGGGCGCCTCGGCGGTCGCGGGGGACGGGCGCACGCCGTGGTGGGTGCTGGTGCTCGTCTACGTCATCCAGACGGTCGGCGAGCTGTGCCTGTCGCCCGTGGGCCTCGCGGCGACGACGCTGCTGGCGCCGCGCGCGTTCCGCGGCCAGGCGATGGCGTTGTGGTTCCTCGCGACGAGCGCGGGCAACGCGATCACGGCGCAGGTCGTGCAGGCGACGAGCGACGTGGGTCCGACCGCCTACTTCGGCTGGATCGGGGCGGTGGCGCTGGTGTTCGCGGGCGGGATGTTCGCGATCGCGCCGTGGGTCACGCGGCACATCCGCGAGGGCTCGCGCGAGGAGGACGCCGCGGTCGCGTGA
- a CDS encoding GNAT family N-acetyltransferase: MTEQTTSSEKPTLQGEMLTLRPIRASDAEAVWEVVTDPEGKRLTGTTRTFAREEVDHWCATVGDLPGRVDLAITLAGQDEYLGEIVLSDIDEVVRSANLRLVMRPGYRGRGYGTEAIELVLGFAFDGLGLHRVGLDVLSVNARALSLYENLGFRVEGRRRDAYRDGDRWCDAIDMGLLEDEYRAGQLSA, encoded by the coding sequence ATGACCGAGCAGACGACGAGCAGCGAGAAGCCGACCCTGCAGGGCGAGATGCTCACGCTGCGGCCGATCCGTGCGTCGGACGCCGAGGCCGTCTGGGAGGTCGTCACGGACCCCGAGGGCAAACGGCTGACGGGCACCACCCGGACGTTCGCCCGCGAGGAGGTCGACCACTGGTGCGCGACGGTCGGCGACCTGCCGGGGCGCGTCGACCTCGCGATCACGCTCGCGGGGCAGGACGAGTACCTCGGCGAGATCGTGCTGAGCGACATCGACGAGGTGGTGCGCAGCGCGAACCTGCGCCTCGTCATGCGTCCCGGCTACCGGGGACGCGGGTACGGCACCGAGGCGATCGAGCTGGTGCTCGGGTTCGCGTTCGACGGGCTCGGGCTGCACCGCGTGGGGCTCGACGTGCTGTCGGTCAACGCCCGTGCGCTGTCGCTGTACGAGAACCTCGGCTTCCGGGTCGAGGGGCGGCGCCGCGACGCGTACCGCGACGGCGACCGGTGGTGCGACGCGATCGACATGGGCCTGCTCGAGGACGAGTACCGCGCGGGGCAGCTCAGCGCCTGA
- a CDS encoding LacI family DNA-binding transcriptional regulator, with amino-acid sequence MSDVARKAGVSVATVSKVVNGRYGVAQATLDRVQQVIADLGYEASLGASSLRSHRTHVVGILVAEFEPFSTELLKGASEAIGSTDYELLAYSGGGRRTDVGWERRYLSRLGGTLIDGAIIVTPTVVDAHSVIPVVAIDPHTGPTGLPTVDSDNFAGAVMATEHLISLGHRRIGLMGGRPDLESARLREAGFRAAMRSAGLAVDEALVVNGGFRQETATQPARELLDRPDRPTAVFAANDLSAIRTIEVARELGLRVPDDLSVIGFDNVPESALCEPPLTTISQPLRDIGARALHLLIDLLDDKNEKDAPMHLQLPTALVERSSCRALA; translated from the coding sequence ATGTCCGATGTCGCCCGGAAAGCGGGCGTGTCGGTGGCGACCGTGTCGAAGGTCGTCAACGGCCGGTACGGGGTCGCGCAGGCCACGTTGGACCGTGTCCAGCAGGTCATCGCCGACCTCGGGTACGAGGCCAGCCTCGGCGCGTCCAGCCTCCGCTCGCACCGCACGCACGTCGTCGGGATCCTCGTCGCCGAGTTCGAGCCGTTCAGCACCGAGCTGCTCAAGGGTGCCTCCGAGGCCATCGGCTCGACCGACTACGAGCTGCTCGCCTACTCGGGCGGCGGCCGTCGCACGGACGTCGGCTGGGAGCGGCGCTACCTGTCGCGGCTCGGCGGCACGCTCATCGACGGCGCGATCATCGTCACCCCCACGGTCGTCGACGCGCACAGCGTGATCCCCGTCGTCGCGATCGACCCGCACACCGGCCCGACGGGGCTGCCGACCGTCGACTCCGACAACTTCGCCGGCGCCGTCATGGCGACCGAGCACCTGATCTCCCTCGGCCACCGGCGCATCGGTCTCATGGGCGGACGCCCCGACCTGGAGTCCGCACGGCTGCGCGAGGCCGGCTTCCGCGCCGCGATGCGGTCCGCGGGCCTCGCGGTCGACGAGGCGCTCGTCGTCAACGGCGGGTTCCGCCAGGAGACCGCGACGCAGCCCGCGCGCGAGCTGCTCGACCGCCCCGACCGCCCCACCGCCGTCTTCGCGGCCAACGACCTCTCGGCCATCCGGACGATCGAGGTCGCGCGCGAGCTCGGGCTGCGCGTGCCCGACGACCTGTCCGTCATCGGGTTCGACAACGTCCCCGAGTCCGCGCTGTGCGAGCCGCCGCTCACCACGATCAGCCAGCCGCTGCGCGACATCGGCGCCCGCGCGCTGCACCTGCTGATCGACCTGCTCGACGACAAGAACGAGAAGGACGCGCCGATGCACCTGCAGCTCCCCACGGCGCTCGTGGAGCGCTCGTCCTGCCGCGCGCTGGCCTGA
- a CDS encoding beta-xylosidase/alpha-l-arabinosidase — MATPVPTTDPPTAPEGPVSDAERVARILERLTLEQKLAQIVGFWEKGDGEVVAPLQGEFTRDGGLDDAVRDGLGHLTRVYGTRPVDPTERAAWLWRRQRELVAKVGIPALVHEECLTGLSAWQAATFPTPLAWGASFDPELVQRMAALIGGSMHALGVHQGLAPVLDVIRDPRWGRVEECISEDPYLVGEIGTSYVRGLQGAGVHATLKHFVGYSASQSGRNFGPVHAGPREIADVLLVPFEMAVRDGGVRSVMHAYTEIDGVPTAADPTLLTDLLRGRWGFDGVVVADYFGVAFLDILHHVADGLGEAAGLALAAGVDIELPTGDAYLEPLAEAVRSGKVDEALVDRAVTRALLQKAELGLLDATFEGEPPAGVELDSAAHRQVAARLAAESVVLVSNDGVLPLLGGSRPAPRRVAVVGPNADQHEAMFGCYSFVNHVLEHHPDVETGIDVPTVLASLRAELADVEVVAERGCDVDTDDRSGFAAAVEAASGADVAVLVVGDKAGLFGRGTVGEGCDRDDLELPGVQRELVEAVLATGTPVVLVLLTGRPYAIGWAVERCAAVVQAFFPGEEGGPAVAGVLSGRVNPSGRLPVSLPRSAGSQPYTYLHPALGGDGDVTNLPSSPVRPFGFGLSYTTFAYDDLVAESGEVATDGRVRVAVRVTNTGDRDGEEVVQLYAHDVVATLTRPVAQLVGFRRVAVPAGESVVVRFDVPTTRVAFSGRDLSRIVEPGDLELWVGTSAERAASTSVRLVGPVHTVDDDDRWTATEVLAP, encoded by the coding sequence ATGGCTACACCTGTGCCCACGACCGACCCGCCGACGGCGCCCGAGGGGCCCGTGTCGGACGCGGAGCGTGTCGCACGGATCCTCGAGCGGCTCACGCTCGAGCAGAAGCTCGCGCAGATCGTCGGGTTCTGGGAGAAGGGCGACGGCGAGGTCGTCGCCCCTCTCCAGGGCGAGTTCACGCGTGACGGCGGTCTGGACGACGCCGTGCGCGACGGGCTCGGGCACCTGACGCGGGTGTACGGAACGCGCCCGGTCGACCCGACCGAGCGTGCGGCGTGGCTCTGGCGTCGCCAGCGCGAGCTCGTCGCGAAGGTCGGGATCCCGGCGCTCGTGCACGAGGAGTGCCTGACCGGCCTGTCGGCCTGGCAGGCGGCGACGTTCCCGACGCCGCTCGCGTGGGGCGCGTCGTTCGACCCCGAGCTCGTGCAGCGCATGGCCGCCCTGATCGGCGGTTCGATGCACGCGCTCGGCGTGCACCAGGGGCTCGCCCCGGTGCTCGACGTCATCCGCGACCCCCGCTGGGGCCGGGTCGAGGAGTGCATCTCCGAGGACCCGTACCTGGTCGGCGAGATCGGCACGTCGTACGTGCGCGGCCTGCAGGGTGCGGGCGTGCACGCGACGCTCAAGCACTTCGTCGGCTACTCCGCGTCGCAGTCGGGCCGCAACTTCGGGCCCGTGCACGCCGGACCGCGCGAGATCGCGGACGTGCTGCTCGTGCCGTTCGAGATGGCGGTGCGTGACGGCGGCGTGCGGTCGGTCATGCACGCGTACACCGAGATCGACGGTGTGCCGACGGCCGCGGACCCGACGCTGCTCACGGACCTGCTGCGCGGGCGGTGGGGCTTCGACGGCGTCGTCGTCGCGGACTACTTCGGCGTCGCGTTCCTCGACATCCTCCACCACGTGGCGGACGGCCTGGGCGAGGCCGCGGGCCTCGCGCTCGCCGCGGGCGTCGACATCGAGCTGCCCACGGGTGACGCGTACCTCGAGCCGCTGGCCGAGGCGGTGCGCTCCGGGAAGGTGGACGAGGCGCTCGTCGACCGGGCGGTCACGCGCGCGCTCCTGCAGAAGGCGGAGCTCGGCCTGCTCGACGCGACGTTCGAGGGCGAGCCGCCCGCGGGCGTCGAGCTCGACTCGGCCGCGCACCGGCAGGTCGCGGCGCGGCTCGCGGCCGAGTCCGTCGTCCTGGTGTCGAACGACGGCGTGCTGCCGCTGCTGGGCGGTTCGCGCCCGGCGCCGCGGCGGGTCGCGGTCGTGGGGCCGAACGCGGACCAGCACGAGGCGATGTTCGGGTGCTACTCGTTCGTCAACCACGTGCTGGAGCACCACCCCGATGTCGAGACCGGCATCGACGTGCCGACCGTGCTGGCGTCGCTGCGGGCCGAGCTCGCGGACGTCGAGGTCGTCGCCGAGCGGGGCTGCGACGTGGACACCGACGACCGGTCGGGCTTCGCGGCCGCGGTCGAGGCCGCATCCGGTGCGGACGTCGCGGTGCTCGTCGTCGGTGACAAGGCGGGCCTGTTCGGCCGCGGGACCGTGGGTGAGGGCTGCGACCGTGACGACCTCGAGCTGCCGGGTGTGCAGCGCGAGCTCGTCGAGGCCGTGCTCGCCACCGGCACGCCCGTGGTGCTCGTGCTCCTGACGGGGCGGCCGTACGCGATCGGCTGGGCCGTCGAGCGGTGCGCCGCCGTGGTCCAGGCGTTCTTCCCGGGCGAGGAGGGCGGTCCCGCGGTCGCGGGCGTCCTGTCCGGCCGCGTCAACCCGTCCGGCCGGCTCCCCGTGAGCCTGCCGCGCTCGGCGGGGTCGCAGCCGTACACGTACCTGCACCCGGCGCTGGGCGGCGACGGCGACGTCACCAACCTGCCGTCGAGCCCGGTGCGACCGTTCGGCTTCGGGCTGTCGTACACGACGTTCGCGTACGACGACCTCGTGGCCGAGTCGGGCGAGGTCGCGACGGACGGGCGCGTGCGCGTCGCGGTCCGCGTGACCAACACGGGTGACCGGGACGGCGAGGAGGTCGTCCAGCTGTACGCCCACGACGTCGTCGCGACGCTCACGCGGCCGGTCGCGCAGCTCGTCGGGTTCCGCCGTGTGGCGGTCCCGGCGGGAGAGTCGGTCGTCGTGCGGTTCGACGTCCCGACGACGCGGGTCGCGTTCAGCGGACGCGACCTGTCGCGCATCGTCGAGCCAGGGGACCTGGAGCTGTGGGTCGGCACGAGTGCGGAACGTGCCGCCTCCACCAGCGTCCGCCTGGTCGGGCCCGTCCACACGGTCGACGACGACGACCGGTGGACGGCCACGGAGGTCCTCGCGCCCTGA
- a CDS encoding ABC transporter substrate-binding protein encodes MARMRRAGAGIALATTIALLAACSSGGDTPSGDGTTAGGGNKGEAVTLQWWHNSNTGDGKVYYDKVADDFEAANPGVTIEVNAMQHEDMVDKLAAAMQSGDMPDIYMERGGGELADHVAAGLTKDLSEGAADTIAKLGGTVSGFQVDGKTYALPFSIGVVGFWYNKALFAEAGIDNPPTTWDEMYDAIDKLKAKGIAPISVGAGDGWPAAHYWYYFALRQCKQDVLVDAVGSLDFSDPCFVRAGESLQELLDAQPFNDGFLSTVAQKGATSASGLLATGKVAIELQGHWEPGVMQGITDEIGEAGIGENLAWFAFPAVTGGEGDPAAQLGGGDAWAVSEKAPDAAVDFAAYLLSDEIQKGFAELDMGLPTNSSASKYVSDAALASLLEVRDASPFVQLYFDTAFGPAIGDAMNAKIVDLFAGKASPQDIVDATQAAADLEK; translated from the coding sequence ATGGCACGCATGCGCCGTGCGGGCGCCGGCATCGCGCTCGCGACGACGATCGCTCTCCTTGCCGCCTGCAGCAGCGGGGGCGACACCCCGTCGGGCGACGGCACCACCGCTGGTGGTGGCAACAAGGGCGAGGCCGTCACGCTGCAGTGGTGGCACAACTCGAACACGGGTGACGGCAAGGTCTACTACGACAAGGTCGCGGACGACTTCGAGGCCGCGAACCCCGGCGTCACCATCGAGGTGAACGCCATGCAGCACGAGGACATGGTCGACAAGCTGGCTGCTGCCATGCAGTCCGGCGACATGCCCGACATCTACATGGAGCGTGGTGGCGGCGAGCTCGCCGACCACGTCGCGGCGGGCCTGACCAAGGACCTGTCGGAGGGCGCCGCCGACACGATCGCCAAGCTCGGCGGTACGGTCTCCGGCTTCCAGGTGGACGGCAAGACCTACGCGCTGCCGTTCTCGATCGGCGTCGTGGGCTTCTGGTACAACAAGGCCCTCTTCGCCGAGGCCGGCATCGACAACCCGCCCACGACGTGGGACGAGATGTACGACGCCATCGACAAGCTCAAGGCCAAGGGCATCGCGCCGATCTCGGTCGGTGCGGGCGACGGCTGGCCGGCGGCGCACTACTGGTACTACTTCGCGCTGCGCCAGTGCAAGCAGGACGTCCTGGTCGACGCGGTCGGCTCGCTCGACTTCTCCGACCCGTGCTTCGTCCGTGCGGGCGAGTCGCTCCAGGAGCTGCTCGACGCGCAGCCGTTCAACGACGGCTTCCTGTCGACGGTGGCGCAGAAGGGTGCGACGTCCGCGTCCGGCCTCCTCGCCACGGGCAAGGTCGCGATCGAGCTCCAGGGTCACTGGGAGCCCGGCGTGATGCAGGGCATCACCGACGAGATCGGTGAGGCCGGCATCGGCGAGAACCTCGCGTGGTTCGCGTTCCCGGCCGTCACGGGTGGCGAGGGTGACCCCGCCGCGCAGCTCGGTGGCGGTGACGCCTGGGCCGTGTCCGAGAAGGCGCCCGACGCCGCGGTCGACTTCGCCGCGTACCTGCTGTCCGACGAGATCCAGAAGGGCTTCGCGGAGCTCGACATGGGTCTGCCGACCAACTCGTCGGCGTCGAAGTACGTGTCCGACGCCGCGCTGGCGAGCCTCCTCGAGGTCCGTGACGCGTCGCCGTTCGTCCAGCTGTACTTCGACACGGCGTTCGGTCCCGCGATCGGTGACGCGATGAACGCGAAGATCGTGGACCTCTTCGCCGGCAAGGCCAGCCCGCAGGACATCGTCGACGCCACGCAGGCGGCGGCTGACCTGGAGAAGTGA
- a CDS encoding carbohydrate ABC transporter permease has product MADEATARLGVTASPATSTPTVPVAGRASARPAAGRPGGRRGNGASIRKGLEITLFVAPALALLTLFVAVPIARAVQISFFKWKGYGDFEKFVGLDNYRRVLENTEFIEAFQHNMIIVVASIAIQLPLGLAIALLLNRKMRFQGTIRTLIFVPYVISEVIAGVIWYQMFVPNEGLIDTVLDKVGLSGPQQGFLGTLETALPALVVVLTWKYLGLAVILFLAGLQGVPEELYEAAQLDGASWWQIQRRITVPMLGPTLRTWAFLSMIGSLQLFDMVWVLTRGGPANATSTMATFLVQQGMQRSNFGIAAAASVILFVVALVMALTYQRFIMNRDNTVTVVRRKKVRR; this is encoded by the coding sequence GTGGCAGACGAAGCGACCGCCCGCCTGGGCGTCACCGCCTCGCCTGCGACGTCCACCCCGACGGTTCCGGTCGCCGGTCGCGCTTCGGCGCGGCCGGCGGCCGGCCGGCCGGGCGGACGCCGCGGGAATGGTGCATCCATCCGCAAGGGCCTCGAGATCACGCTCTTCGTGGCGCCCGCCCTCGCACTGCTCACGCTGTTCGTCGCGGTCCCGATCGCGAGGGCCGTCCAGATCTCCTTCTTCAAGTGGAAGGGGTACGGCGACTTCGAGAAGTTCGTCGGGCTCGACAACTACCGGCGCGTCCTCGAGAACACGGAGTTCATCGAGGCGTTCCAGCACAACATGATCATCGTGGTGGCCTCGATCGCCATCCAGCTCCCGCTGGGCCTCGCGATCGCGCTCCTGCTGAACCGCAAGATGCGCTTCCAGGGCACCATCCGGACGCTGATCTTCGTCCCGTACGTGATCTCCGAGGTCATCGCGGGTGTCATCTGGTACCAGATGTTCGTCCCGAACGAGGGCCTGATCGACACGGTCCTCGACAAGGTCGGCCTCAGCGGACCGCAGCAGGGCTTCCTCGGCACGCTCGAGACCGCGCTCCCCGCGCTCGTCGTCGTGCTGACCTGGAAGTACCTCGGCCTGGCGGTCATCCTCTTCCTCGCCGGCCTGCAGGGCGTGCCCGAGGAGCTCTACGAGGCCGCGCAGCTCGACGGCGCCTCGTGGTGGCAGATCCAGCGCCGCATCACGGTGCCGATGCTCGGCCCGACGCTGCGCACCTGGGCGTTCCTGTCGATGATCGGCTCGCTGCAGCTGTTCGACATGGTCTGGGTCCTCACGAGGGGCGGCCCGGCCAACGCGACGAGCACGATGGCGACCTTCCTGGTCCAGCAGGGCATGCAGCGGTCCAACTTCGGGATCGCCGCCGCCGCCTCCGTGATCCTGTTCGTCGTCGCCCTCGTCATGGCGCTGACCTACCAGCGCTTCATCATGAACCGCGACAACACCGTCACGGTCGTCCGTCGGAAGAAGGTCCGTCGATGA
- the ilvD gene encoding dihydroxy-acid dehydratase produces MSRPLRSRTSTHGRNMAGARALWRATGMGSEDFGKPIIAIANSYTQFVPGHVHLKDMGDLVAGAIREAGGVAKEFNTIAVDDGIAMGHGGMLYSLPSRDLIADSVEYMVNAHCADALVCISNCDKITPGMLNAALRLNIPVIFVSGGPMEAGKAVVADGVAKTHLNLINAINYSADDNVSDKALDAVEENACPTCGSCSGMFTANSMNCLTEALGLSLPGNGSTLATHAARRDLFLEAGRTIVELTKRYYEDEDDTAAPRGIATKAAFRNAMTLDVAMGGSTNTVLHILAAAQEAEVDFTLADIDALSRQVPCLSKVAPNHPDFHMEDVHRAGGIPALLGELDRAGLLDHDVTSVHTPTLRAWLDDWDIRGGKATQRAHDLFLAAPGGVRTTQAFSTTNVWESLDTDAVNGCIRDVAHAYTVEGGLAVLRGNLAEDGAIIKTAGIDPDVFHFVGRALVCESQDEAVEKILSKQVEPGHVVVVRYEGPAGGPGMQEMLYPTSFIKGRGLGKVCALITDGRFSGGSSGISVGHVSPEAAAGGTIGLIEDGDEIEIDVETRLIRVNVPDEVLAERRAKMESRENPWQPLDRDRYVSPALQAYAAMATSADRGAVRDVSRLRRG; encoded by the coding sequence ATGAGCCGTCCGCTGCGCTCTCGGACCTCGACCCACGGCCGCAACATGGCCGGCGCCCGCGCGCTGTGGCGCGCCACCGGCATGGGCAGCGAGGACTTCGGCAAGCCGATCATCGCGATCGCCAACTCGTACACCCAGTTCGTCCCGGGCCACGTGCACCTCAAGGACATGGGCGACCTCGTCGCCGGCGCGATCCGCGAGGCGGGCGGCGTCGCGAAGGAGTTCAACACCATCGCGGTCGACGACGGCATCGCGATGGGCCACGGCGGGATGCTCTACTCGCTGCCGAGCCGTGACCTCATCGCCGACTCGGTCGAGTACATGGTCAACGCGCACTGCGCGGACGCGCTCGTCTGCATCTCCAACTGCGACAAGATCACGCCCGGCATGCTCAACGCGGCGCTGCGGCTGAACATCCCCGTGATCTTCGTGTCCGGCGGGCCGATGGAGGCCGGCAAGGCCGTCGTCGCGGACGGTGTCGCGAAGACGCACCTCAACCTCATCAACGCGATCAACTACTCGGCCGACGACAACGTCTCGGACAAGGCGCTCGACGCGGTCGAGGAGAACGCGTGCCCCACGTGCGGCTCGTGCTCCGGCATGTTCACGGCGAACTCGATGAACTGCCTCACCGAGGCGCTCGGTCTGTCGCTGCCGGGCAACGGCTCGACGCTGGCGACGCACGCCGCTCGTCGTGACCTGTTCCTCGAGGCGGGGCGCACGATCGTCGAGCTCACGAAGCGCTACTACGAGGACGAGGACGACACCGCGGCGCCGCGCGGCATCGCGACGAAGGCCGCGTTCCGCAACGCGATGACGCTCGACGTCGCGATGGGCGGCTCGACCAACACCGTGCTGCACATCCTCGCCGCCGCGCAGGAGGCCGAGGTCGACTTCACGCTCGCGGACATCGACGCGCTCTCGCGCCAGGTGCCGTGCCTGTCGAAGGTCGCGCCCAACCACCCGGACTTCCACATGGAGGACGTGCACCGCGCCGGCGGCATCCCCGCGCTGCTCGGCGAGCTCGACCGCGCGGGTCTGCTGGACCACGACGTGACGAGCGTGCACACCCCGACGCTGCGCGCGTGGCTCGACGACTGGGACATCCGCGGCGGCAAGGCGACGCAGCGCGCGCATGACCTGTTCCTCGCGGCGCCCGGCGGCGTGCGGACCACGCAGGCGTTCTCGACGACGAACGTGTGGGAGTCGCTCGACACGGACGCGGTGAACGGGTGCATCCGCGACGTCGCGCACGCCTACACGGTCGAGGGCGGCCTCGCGGTGCTGCGGGGCAACCTCGCCGAGGACGGCGCCATCATCAAGACCGCGGGCATCGACCCCGACGTCTTCCACTTCGTCGGGCGCGCGCTCGTGTGCGAGTCGCAGGACGAGGCGGTCGAGAAGATCCTGTCCAAGCAGGTCGAGCCCGGCCACGTGGTCGTCGTGCGGTACGAGGGCCCCGCGGGCGGTCCCGGCATGCAGGAGATGCTCTACCCGACGTCGTTCATCAAGGGCCGTGGGCTGGGCAAGGTCTGCGCGCTCATCACGGACGGCCGGTTCTCGGGCGGCTCGTCGGGCATCTCCGTCGGGCACGTGAGCCCCGAGGCGGCGGCCGGCGGCACGATCGGCCTCATCGAGGACGGCGACGAGATCGAGATCGACGTCGAGACGCGGCTGATCCGCGTGAACGTCCCCGACGAGGTGCTCGCGGAGCGCCGCGCGAAGATGGAGTCCCGCGAGAACCCGTGGCAGCCGCTCGACCGCGACCGCTACGTGTCGCCCGCGCTGCAGGCGTACGCGGCGATGGCGACGAGCGCGGACCGCGGCGCGGTCCGCGACGTCAGCCGGCTGCGTCGGGGCTGA